TCACCGGTCTTTTTATGGAGAGAGAATGAGATTTTTTTGCGAATTGAGATTTTTTCCAGCCTTTCCTTTATTTCTTCAGCTTAACGTTATTAGCTTACTTACTTACCCTCATTCCTCTTTGTACTTCTTGAGGCTGGTTTTAGAGTTACGCTGACGGAGACTGCCTTCCAAATAtattatgacgacctccgtggtcgagtggcgcacgcaccggtttcaaggtgtcgctagctctgaggtcccgggttcgatccccggtcgggtcaatataaaaatttacatttctacatcgtcccgggtctgggtgtttgtggtaccttctttgtatctgaattccataacacaagtgcttcagcaacttactttgggttcagaacaatgtatgtgatgttgtccgcatttatattcTCTCAGTTATTTCTTGTAATATAATTACGTTTTAAGTTTCTTATCCTCTGTAATGTAGGCTTAGTTTTGGTATCGCAGATACTCATTCAGTCATTTTTCTTTGTACCCGACTACGTCAGAAGAAAGGTCGAATTACGTAGGCATTACAATAAATGGTTATAAGATAAGTTTTGTTTGCGACGATACAAGTCGGGTCTTTGTAGAGGGGATGTAGCCTAATGATCAGCAAGATAATAGAGccttttaatagaaatatgtcCCACAAAACACGCAGGTTGGTCCCAAGATCTTTGTGTGTGTGACCGTAGCAGattattttgagaaatactataaattactagctgacccagcaaacgttgttttgtcgatttttttttctagttgtatgtattttaattgccacacaaataaaaaacaaacaatttcgtccaaaaaccaaaatatattttttttgtgtgagcaaccattatcacttaggggtataaaaaaagatgttgttctattcttagacctacccaatacgtatacaaaatttcataaaaatcggtcgaaccgtttcggaggagtacggtaactaacatcgtgacatgggaattatatatattagaagataagttTCAATCGGTTCATTTCAGGTAGAAACGCCAGAAAtattccataaaaatatcactCATGTGTAAGCAAAGATACATAAGTATTTGTCTGCCGAATTTTGATCTGCAACAGTCACAGACACAACGATCTTGGCAGCAACCTGCGTTGGGTTTCGATGCTGCGTTTCCGacacatttaaaatttgattcatGATGACATTAATTCTTTAGTGCAGTTCCAGTACCAGTCCGTAAGACGTTCATAAAAAAAGACTTTAAGAAGTAAATTAGCTAGATGTAGGTACACTAGTATTTTATCTAAACTAATCATTGAGGGTTGTGTTGTAAGCAATTACTTTGTGAATGAGAGATCAGGGTATTATTGAAACAGAACGGCATTTGAACGAAATCATTTCGTAACACCTATAGAGCAATCAAGTTTGaacaaaatgtacaattttACGACACGTTTTATGTTACCTATTTATGCGTCAGAAGGCAAACATGTACAAACCTCGGGTCATATCATGATGATGGCGATAATGTTCACACTAGTTTCgttcgtttatttaaattttgttcctTATATCGACCCTACGAATGTTAAGCAAACCTCACTCCAAGTATTACAACGTCAAAACAAAAGCGATACAAACATCAGAGTCTTCGAGGGCCGTGACGTGACTGACGGAGAGTACCCATATGTTATTGTATTGATAATAAGTGATAATGATTTTACTAAGTACCAGAGAGTCTGTACAGGTTCCATGATCAAGGAGACCTGGGGGCTCACTGCTGCACATTGCTTTAAATACTCCAAGAAGCGAAAATATTCCGTTTTCTACGATAACTTTACAGAGTCACCAATGAACACAGGTATCTACGTCCCTGTCATAAAAATGATCGTACATCCCGCGTATCTAAGTTCTCCCATTAAAGAAGCAAATAATGATGTTGGTCTGTTTCGATCAGAAAACGTTCCGAAGAAGTCGTACGCAGTTTTATTAGCAGCGGAGTACTCGACCTTGGTTGGGCTGCCAGTGGTGTATGTAGGCGGAGGCGACACCAAAATGTTGCACAGTTATAAAGATGAAACCAGACCGCTTCAGCTCGGCGAAGCCACCATTATTCACTGTGATAAAGAAATTATACAAATTCATAGAATTATTATCTGCCTCGCCCCGAAATGCTCGAACAGGCTGGAGATACCGTGGCACGGAGACTCTGGGGGGCCGCTCATATTTGATGGGAAGATCATCGGAGTATTTTCGTTTAGCTCTAAGAAAAAGATTACGCAAATAGGCTATACCCCAGTCAGCCCATTCACAGACTGGATACATTACGTGGTGAATGACAAGGAACCGTAAGATTATATTTCAAGAAAAGTATTTTGCACGGCTAACCGAATGGTTTAGGTCACCATACTACAGGTGTGCGCCCTGTGTGTGGTCGtaccctgcgtaggacaagtgtttgtgatATCCACGGACTTTTATCCTAAGTCTGGCTGTCTTAGTTCATGTAACGTAAAAGTTTGCTAAATCGCCCGCGACACAAGTAAaaggttgtgtttttttttaataaaaaaagaaaaaaatatttatttaaaataagatttttttaagtcagAAAGGACGGAAGAGGACAAATTATAGCGCATGTTATTCTTACGTTTGACTCTGACAGGATCAAAAGTCGCCTCTGCGTTTACAATACTTGTGGGTTCTCTCATTCCTCAATTGAACCTCCACTAGGACCGATTGAGACAGGGAAAGTGCTGTGCAGCGTGCGGAGCGCTGACAATTACACCCTCTGCATACCGATAGCTAGAGCCAGTGGGGCggttagcgccatctatcgtgGCGCCTACGAAGCTAAGCGTACGTCCCAGCCACAATTAGCAACCGAATATCAGTTTTTCTTGGAAACAAAGGTCTTAActatatatacattttatatacgaaaaaaatataaaaacgtcgGGTTTATTAGAATGATCCTTTTCGAATATTTTGCAAGAGTATGTTCAGACACGTAAAAGCGAATTCGTCTACTCGTATCCGTGATTCGTTTCGTGATAGTACTTCATATCAGGGCTAGATGGAACTACTTTATGTGTAAACAATTTGATACTACGCCGTGTACACTACATAATCCGGGGGCACGGCAGTGTCATTATTTAAGGTAATGTAAATTTCGtaattttgtgaatatgaaaTTTTAGTGATAACTTACAGTCCCGAATACCAAAATGAAATTgtgttgaaaacatttaaaaaatgactaaatccGCTAAGTACGTCTTTTTGTCCGTATTGACTTATCGTGTGAGCTACCAATGATTGAACTAAGCctagatattatttacattttgtgtcTGTTTATTCCAAATAGCAAGATACTCTTTTTTCTACTAGAAATAGTAGACATAATACTTCTAactaaatgaaacataaaatttcaaaatctgTGCATCCATTTGTGTTGTACGACGTGCCAAAGAAACGGACGCACAGCGAATTGTACCTAAGCCTCGTTCTGACGCAGATGGGTGTCACAAAACCAGAAcgtaaaagaaattaattagtGCAGGGAAACTAGGGGCTAGTTGGTATAAATCAGAGGCAGTGCTTAGTGTTGCTGTGGAGGAAAACAATCCGTCTTGTGTCAAGCGCCGTCATGCGGCCGCTTACAAGAGCTCGCTCTAGGGTGCGTAGCGCTTAACTGAGCGATCTGGACGTATTGCTAACTAGTCAAGAGTCCAAAATGTTGCCCGCGAGCTTCCCATTGAAAGCTGAG
This sequence is a window from Trichoplusia ni isolate ovarian cell line Hi5 chromosome 20 unlocalized genomic scaffold, tn1 tig00002203_group19, whole genome shotgun sequence. Protein-coding genes within it:
- the LOC113506606 gene encoding chymotrypsin-1-like — translated: MYNFTTRFMLPIYASEGKHVQTSGHIMMMAIMFTLVSFVYLNFVPYIDPTNVKQTSLQVLQRQNKSDTNIRVFEGRDVTDGEYPYVIVLIISDNDFTKYQRVCTGSMIKETWGLTAAHCFKYSKKRKYSVFYDNFTESPMNTGIYVPVIKMIVHPAYLSSPIKEANNDVGLFRSENVPKKSYAVLLAAEYSTLVGLPVVYVGGGDTKMLHSYKDETRPLQLGEATIIHCDKEIIQIHRIIICLAPKCSNRLEIPWHGDSGGPLIFDGKIIGVFSFSSKKKITQIGYTPVSPFTDWIHYVVNDKEP